The Nitrospira sp. genome contains a region encoding:
- a CDS encoding FAD-dependent oxidoreductase — MTATPHVLVIGAGLAGLVCARRLTEAGVACTVLEGSDGVGGRARTDRFEGFQLDRGFQVFLTGYPEARKTLDYSSLDLKPFHSGALIRYGGRFHLVSDPLRRPQDLLQILFTPIGSLTDKFLALQLRRNALQQRLCSVAGGSARSTHDMLPAYGFSDSILTRFFHPFLSGVFLETALTTPCWIFEHVWAAFSRGETALPRDGMGAIAQQLAAGLPAEAVRLNQPVRQIDGAKVVLESGEALTADAVVVATDDQTAARLRGERVSHADGRRSTTVYFDAPAAPRREPWLMVNGDGDELVHTVCVLSEAAPSYAPAGRALISVALADRPGAAGGDLPEAVRTVLRSWFGRQVNDWRHLKTYQIPRALPPVELLPSSHHGTSARVAPGVYLCGDYRESGTLDGALVSGRKAAEAVLTDYPLS, encoded by the coding sequence ATGACAGCGACTCCTCACGTGCTCGTCATCGGTGCGGGACTGGCGGGGCTGGTCTGTGCGCGTCGTCTGACGGAGGCCGGTGTGGCCTGTACGGTTCTTGAGGGCTCGGATGGCGTCGGCGGGCGCGCTCGGACGGATCGTTTCGAAGGATTTCAGCTTGACCGCGGCTTCCAGGTGTTTCTGACCGGTTATCCGGAGGCTCGCAAAACGCTGGATTATTCCTCGCTTGATCTCAAACCCTTTCATTCCGGAGCGCTCATTCGCTATGGCGGCCGGTTCCATCTCGTCAGCGATCCCCTCCGGCGACCACAGGATCTGCTGCAGATCTTGTTCACTCCGATTGGATCGCTGACCGACAAGTTCTTGGCGTTGCAACTCCGCCGAAACGCGTTACAGCAACGTCTCTGCTCCGTGGCCGGTGGGTCTGCGCGGTCGACCCATGATATGCTACCGGCCTATGGCTTTTCCGACTCCATCCTGACGCGCTTCTTCCATCCTTTTCTCAGCGGGGTGTTTTTGGAAACCGCATTGACCACCCCCTGTTGGATCTTCGAGCATGTGTGGGCCGCGTTTTCACGGGGGGAGACCGCTCTGCCACGGGACGGCATGGGAGCGATTGCGCAACAACTCGCGGCGGGGTTGCCTGCGGAGGCGGTACGTCTGAATCAGCCTGTGCGACAGATTGACGGTGCGAAAGTCGTACTGGAATCCGGCGAAGCGCTTACGGCAGATGCGGTGGTCGTGGCCACGGACGACCAAACCGCCGCCCGTTTACGTGGCGAACGTGTCTCTCATGCCGACGGACGCCGATCCACCACCGTGTATTTTGACGCACCGGCGGCTCCGCGAAGGGAGCCTTGGTTGATGGTCAACGGAGACGGAGACGAACTGGTCCACACGGTGTGTGTGTTGAGCGAAGCGGCGCCCTCCTACGCACCGGCGGGACGTGCCTTGATCTCAGTGGCTCTTGCGGATCGTCCAGGTGCGGCCGGCGGTGATCTGCCGGAGGCGGTGCGTACGGTTCTTCGATCCTGGTTCGGCCGGCAAGTCAACGACTGGCGCCATCTCAAAACCTATCAGATCCCGCGTGCATTGCCACCGGTCGAGCTGCTGCCGTCTTCACATCACGGGACCTCTGCGCGTGTGGCTCCCGGTGTCTACCTGTGCGGAGATTACCGCGAAAGCGGAACCCTCGATGGAGCACTCGTCTCAGGTCGTAAGGCTGCTGAGGCGGTCCTGACCGATTATCCGCTCTCGTAA
- a CDS encoding oligopeptide transporter, OPT family, giving the protein MKDSDPVVPATVRLPEITVKAVVLSVILAAVLAAANAYLGLFAGMTVSASIPAAVASMAILRLFRRSNILENNIVQTAASSGEALAAGVIFTIPALLLVGYWSEFDYWQTVLIAAVGGILGVLFTIPLRRALIVTARLRFPEGMATAEVLKVGAAERSGAAARESTRDVQSLLSAAFVGGLVKFGESGLRLWSESLEGAVQVGRTVLYAGLNLSPALLAVGFIIGLRTAVVVFLGGALGWLILMPAYGLINGLPADRTGLAAAMAIWSGQIRYVGIGAMLTGGLWTLTKLREPVWKSLQTLRASYHASGSRGEKAGSVRTEQDATFLWIVVPFGLSLLPMAVMYSRVVDSPLIGIIMTMVMGIAAFLFSSVAAYMAGLVGSSSNPVSGVTIATIMVAALLLVLFLGTGHPAGPAATLVIGAVVCCAAAMGGDNLQDLKTGHLVGATPWKQQVMQVVGVLTGALVLVPVLSLLQAKYGIGEPTAAHPHPLSAPQATLMANLTRSVFGSGLPWPLVGLGAVIGILVILVDRRQELRGSDFRVPVLAVALGMYLPLKLSAAIVLGGVIAASANRQAGRGEQMSQRGLLVAAGLITGEALMGIILAMPIALAALWPGLAGDPFAVFTAPPFGGWPGLIVVAGVGLFLYRTAAGAGRTSHHSA; this is encoded by the coding sequence ATGAAGGATTCGGATCCCGTCGTCCCCGCTACGGTCAGACTCCCTGAAATTACCGTCAAAGCTGTGGTCTTGTCGGTGATCCTGGCGGCCGTCCTGGCGGCGGCCAACGCCTATTTGGGTTTATTTGCCGGAATGACCGTGTCCGCGTCCATTCCAGCCGCCGTCGCCTCCATGGCGATTCTGCGACTGTTCCGCCGATCGAACATCCTCGAAAACAACATCGTTCAAACCGCGGCGTCATCCGGCGAGGCGCTGGCCGCCGGCGTCATCTTTACCATCCCCGCGCTTTTGCTGGTCGGATATTGGTCTGAGTTCGACTATTGGCAGACCGTTCTGATTGCCGCGGTGGGCGGAATTCTGGGCGTGCTGTTCACCATCCCCTTGCGGCGAGCGCTCATTGTCACCGCGCGCTTGCGGTTTCCCGAAGGAATGGCGACGGCTGAAGTTTTGAAGGTCGGCGCCGCGGAACGAAGCGGGGCCGCGGCGCGCGAATCGACGCGGGATGTTCAGTCGCTTCTCTCCGCGGCGTTTGTCGGTGGTCTGGTGAAATTCGGTGAAAGCGGCCTGCGCTTGTGGTCAGAATCGCTGGAAGGAGCGGTGCAGGTCGGGCGCACCGTCCTCTATGCCGGCCTCAATCTCTCGCCGGCGCTGCTTGCAGTGGGGTTCATCATCGGCTTGCGGACGGCAGTCGTGGTCTTTTTAGGCGGAGCCCTTGGATGGCTGATCCTGATGCCGGCCTACGGGCTCATCAACGGACTACCGGCCGATCGTACCGGATTGGCGGCGGCCATGGCGATTTGGAGCGGTCAGATCCGCTACGTCGGGATCGGCGCAATGCTGACCGGAGGGTTGTGGACGCTGACCAAGCTGCGCGAACCGGTCTGGAAAAGCCTGCAGACGCTCCGGGCGAGTTATCATGCGTCAGGATCACGCGGGGAGAAGGCGGGCTCTGTGCGCACGGAGCAGGATGCGACGTTCTTGTGGATCGTCGTCCCATTCGGCCTCTCGCTCCTGCCGATGGCTGTGATGTATTCGCGAGTCGTCGACAGTCCGCTGATCGGCATCATCATGACCATGGTCATGGGGATTGCGGCGTTTCTGTTCTCATCCGTGGCGGCCTATATGGCCGGTTTGGTCGGGAGTTCCAGCAACCCCGTGTCGGGCGTGACGATCGCCACCATCATGGTTGCGGCTCTGCTGCTCGTACTGTTCCTGGGAACCGGTCATCCGGCCGGGCCGGCGGCAACTCTGGTGATCGGAGCGGTTGTGTGTTGCGCCGCCGCCATGGGGGGCGACAATCTCCAAGATCTCAAGACGGGTCATCTGGTCGGGGCAACGCCATGGAAGCAGCAAGTGATGCAAGTGGTCGGCGTGCTGACCGGCGCGCTGGTCCTTGTGCCGGTACTATCGCTCCTGCAGGCCAAGTATGGGATCGGGGAACCGACGGCGGCGCATCCGCATCCACTCAGTGCGCCGCAGGCCACCTTGATGGCCAACTTGACGCGCAGTGTATTCGGCTCCGGGTTGCCCTGGCCTCTCGTCGGACTGGGGGCGGTCATCGGCATTCTTGTCATCTTAGTGGATCGGCGGCAAGAGCTCCGTGGGAGCGACTTTCGTGTGCCTGTACTCGCTGTGGCGCTGGGGATGTATTTGCCTTTGAAACTCTCGGCCGCTATTGTTTTGGGCGGGGTGATTGCAGCATCGGCGAACCGGCAAGCGGGAAGGGGAGAGCAGATGTCTCAACGGGGGTTACTCGTTGCCGCCGGGCTGATCACCGGTGAAGCGTTGATGGGTATTATCCTGGCCATGCCGATCGCGCTGGCAGCCCTGTGGCCTGGTCTGGCCGGCGATCCATTTGCCGTCTTCACGGCGCCTCCCTTCGGAGGATGGCCCGGGCTGATCGTGGTCGCGGGAGTGGGGTTGTTTCTGTACCGAACGGCGGCGGGGGCAGGCCGGACGAGCCATCATTCAGCTTGA
- a CDS encoding ribulose 1,5-bisphosphate carboxylase large subunit, with the protein MTVAFSDSPEFLTAVYAIDGPESPARAKAERICFDQTIEAEDHLLPPALRSIIVGHLEALRHVPGGKFEATIRFRADLLSGDCTDVLNVLFGTSSLRGNVTLLSFSMTGGLLSSWRGPRYGIQGLRRAVGVRHRPLLCAVLKPLGRSPHELAVLAAQFVEGGVDMIKDDQSLVDQPCCPFEERVARCADAIGETSARRGRACLYFAHVSGALDTMRRRAAQAKALGATGLLVAPGLTGFDSMRTLGLDDGLALPIASHPALLGAAVSHDKSGVAPAVLYGLLPRLVGADVTVYPAFGSDYPMTREDCLSVAEHCRQSWGALEPMMPGVGGRIGPERLAELASSLGRDTIFVLGSRVQKDSEGVVAAMKAFRRAFAESN; encoded by the coding sequence ATGACTGTCGCATTTTCCGATTCACCGGAATTTCTTACCGCTGTGTATGCGATTGATGGACCGGAGTCGCCGGCCCGCGCGAAGGCGGAGCGTATTTGTTTCGACCAAACCATCGAGGCTGAGGACCATCTGTTGCCTCCGGCTCTCCGATCGATCATCGTCGGTCATCTCGAGGCTCTACGGCACGTGCCTGGCGGAAAGTTCGAGGCCACCATCCGTTTTAGAGCCGACCTCCTCAGCGGGGACTGTACCGACGTGCTCAATGTGTTGTTTGGGACGAGCAGTCTTCGCGGAAACGTCACGTTGCTTTCATTTTCGATGACGGGAGGACTGCTTTCTTCATGGCGAGGACCGAGGTACGGCATTCAAGGTCTCAGACGGGCGGTTGGTGTCCGGCATCGGCCGCTGCTCTGCGCGGTGCTGAAACCGCTTGGACGGAGTCCGCACGAGCTGGCGGTGTTGGCGGCTCAATTTGTGGAAGGCGGTGTCGACATGATCAAGGACGACCAGAGTCTCGTCGATCAGCCCTGTTGCCCGTTCGAAGAGCGGGTCGCTCGCTGCGCTGACGCCATTGGAGAAACGAGCGCGCGGCGAGGGAGAGCATGCCTGTATTTCGCGCATGTCAGCGGGGCGTTGGATACGATGCGCCGGCGGGCTGCCCAGGCCAAGGCTCTCGGCGCGACCGGTCTTCTCGTGGCTCCGGGTTTGACCGGCTTCGATTCCATGCGGACGCTCGGCTTGGATGATGGACTCGCGCTGCCTATCGCCAGTCACCCGGCGTTACTCGGTGCGGCGGTGAGCCATGATAAGAGCGGGGTTGCGCCGGCCGTTCTGTATGGACTCTTGCCTCGATTGGTCGGCGCAGATGTGACCGTCTATCCTGCGTTCGGCTCGGATTATCCGATGACGCGAGAAGACTGTCTGTCGGTAGCTGAGCACTGCCGACAGTCTTGGGGCGCTCTCGAACCGATGATGCCCGGGGTCGGTGGACGCATCGGACCGGAACGGCTCGCCGAGTTGGCTTCGTCGTTGGGTCGGGATACTATTTTTGTCTTGGGTAGCCGCGTCCAGAAGGATTCGGAAGGTGTCGTTGCGGCGATGAAGGCCTTTCGCCGCGCGTTCGCAGAGTCAAACTGA
- a CDS encoding DUF1232 domain-containing protein yields MKVSTRFFELLRMIGRLWSDFPLLVRLLKAWKNGSYRGLSLRTLASLAAAILYVLSPVDLIPDFIPGIGLIDDAAVLTFLLHSMAQDLAAFRTWEQSRVNL; encoded by the coding sequence ATGAAGGTATCCACGAGGTTCTTTGAATTGCTCCGCATGATCGGCCGGCTCTGGTCTGACTTTCCCTTATTGGTTCGTCTGCTCAAGGCATGGAAGAATGGAAGCTACCGTGGACTCTCCCTGCGCACCCTTGCCTCGCTGGCGGCAGCCATCCTCTATGTGCTGAGTCCGGTCGACTTGATCCCGGACTTTATTCCCGGGATCGGATTGATCGATGACGCAGCGGTGCTGACGTTTCTGCTCCACAGCATGGCGCAGGATCTGGCGGCGTTTCGAACATGGGAACAGAGCCGCGTCAATCTGTGA
- the hrpB gene encoding ATP-dependent helicase HrpB produces the protein MPTLPIDDVLPSIRLALGDGSNALLTAPPGAGKTTRVPPALLDEPWLNGKKILVLEPRRLAARAAARRMAEERHEQIGETVGYRIRLETAIGPRTRIEVVTEGVLTRLLHQDPSLDSYGMVVFDEFHERSLQADVGLALCLEAQRVFRPDLRLLVMSATLDCGPVGELLGRAPLISCEGRMFPVETRYLDHPLAGRVDLAVTHLIKRSLIQDHGSLLVFLPGMADIRRVERMLLDARLGPSIVIAPLHGELPQDMQDAAIRPAAPGLRKIVLATSIAETSLTIDGIRVVIDAGWLRTPRFDPRSGLTRLQTIRVARDSAEQRRGRAGRLEPGICYRVWTEKEQSALTAHRPPEILEADLAPLMLDLAQWGARDPSELSWLTPPPPGAIAQSKELLTRLGALSSEGHLTDHGRSMAELPLHPRLAHMLIRAIPLGLAHPACDVAALLSERDILQGPRERQNADLRIRMDTLRGQRNSTGLTVNRAAIERVQRTSDLWRRQLRTPSMRRENSGQDRSQAVGLLLALAYPDRIAQRQPGDDGRYRLVNGRGARFMRPDPIAGEPFLVVADLDGGDMWAGINLAAPIAREEIESLYRDELLVEESVAWDDTSGAVRASSRQKLGALVLAEEALDIKGNESIVKVLLQGIHKAGLEVFRFSPELQQWRTRVMWIRGLEGSNSDWPDLSEEALLAALETWLGPYVAGITTLDRVRRLDLTTPLHALLTHEQHRRLDRFAPSHITVPSGSRLRIEYTPSEPPVLAVRLQEMFGCKETPRVADGKIPLTLHLLSPAHRPVQVTKDLGGFWAGSYHDVRKELRGRYPKHHWPEDPLQASPTARAKRKI, from the coding sequence GTATTGGAACCGAGGCGGTTGGCCGCACGGGCCGCAGCTCGTCGAATGGCGGAGGAGCGGCATGAACAGATCGGAGAAACCGTCGGCTATCGGATACGGCTCGAAACGGCGATCGGACCGAGGACCAGAATCGAAGTGGTCACCGAAGGAGTCCTCACGCGCCTGCTCCATCAGGATCCGTCACTCGACAGCTATGGCATGGTGGTGTTTGACGAATTCCATGAACGAAGTTTGCAGGCCGATGTGGGATTGGCCCTCTGTCTCGAAGCGCAACGCGTCTTTCGTCCGGACCTTCGTCTCCTGGTGATGTCCGCCACATTGGATTGCGGCCCCGTCGGCGAACTCTTGGGCCGCGCGCCCCTCATCTCATGCGAGGGCCGGATGTTTCCGGTCGAAACGCGCTATCTTGATCATCCGCTCGCCGGCCGTGTCGATCTTGCCGTGACACACCTGATCAAGCGATCCTTGATCCAGGATCACGGAAGTCTGCTGGTCTTCCTTCCGGGCATGGCCGATATTCGTCGAGTCGAACGGATGCTGTTGGATGCCCGACTCGGTCCATCAATCGTAATTGCACCCTTGCATGGCGAGCTTCCGCAAGACATGCAAGATGCGGCGATTCGACCGGCCGCTCCCGGACTGCGAAAAATCGTGCTCGCCACATCGATCGCCGAAACCAGTCTGACGATCGACGGAATCCGCGTCGTGATCGACGCGGGCTGGTTGCGCACCCCGCGTTTCGACCCCCGCTCAGGCTTGACCCGATTACAGACCATCCGTGTCGCCAGGGATTCCGCCGAACAACGTCGTGGAAGAGCGGGGCGCCTCGAGCCGGGTATCTGTTATCGCGTATGGACCGAGAAGGAGCAGAGTGCACTGACAGCCCATCGTCCGCCTGAGATATTGGAAGCCGATCTCGCGCCTCTGATGCTCGACCTCGCCCAGTGGGGCGCCCGGGATCCGTCGGAGTTGTCCTGGCTCACTCCGCCGCCGCCCGGAGCAATCGCACAATCCAAGGAATTGCTCACGCGGCTCGGAGCCCTCTCGAGTGAGGGACATCTCACGGATCATGGCCGGAGCATGGCCGAGCTTCCCCTCCATCCTCGTCTGGCACATATGCTGATCCGAGCAATCCCGCTGGGTCTTGCACATCCGGCTTGTGATGTGGCGGCCTTGCTGAGTGAGCGCGATATTCTTCAGGGACCACGTGAACGGCAAAATGCCGATCTGCGCATCAGGATGGATACGCTTCGGGGACAGCGCAATTCCACCGGCCTGACGGTGAACCGCGCCGCGATTGAACGGGTGCAACGAACGTCTGATCTGTGGCGGCGACAGCTCCGCACTCCATCCATGAGGAGGGAGAACAGCGGACAGGATCGATCGCAGGCAGTCGGGCTACTGCTTGCGCTCGCGTATCCTGATCGGATTGCGCAGCGGCAACCCGGGGATGACGGACGCTACCGATTGGTCAATGGTCGTGGCGCGCGGTTCATGAGGCCGGACCCCATCGCGGGTGAACCCTTTCTGGTCGTTGCCGACTTGGATGGTGGCGACATGTGGGCCGGCATTAACCTGGCGGCTCCGATTGCGCGAGAGGAGATCGAGTCCTTATATCGTGACGAGCTGCTGGTTGAGGAGTCGGTTGCGTGGGACGACACGAGTGGCGCTGTTCGGGCATCATCCCGTCAGAAGTTAGGGGCCTTAGTCCTTGCCGAGGAAGCGCTCGATATAAAGGGTAATGAATCCATAGTTAAAGTGTTACTGCAGGGTATTCATAAAGCAGGACTTGAAGTATTCAGATTCTCTCCGGAATTACAGCAATGGCGGACTCGAGTGATGTGGATCCGGGGCCTCGAAGGCAGCAACTCGGACTGGCCTGATCTTTCTGAGGAGGCACTGCTGGCGGCGTTGGAGACATGGCTCGGCCCTTACGTAGCCGGGATCACCACGCTTGATCGGGTTAGACGATTGGATCTGACGACACCGCTTCATGCCCTCCTGACCCACGAACAGCACCGACGTCTTGACCGATTCGCTCCGAGTCATATCACCGTACCGAGCGGTTCCCGTCTCCGAATCGAGTACACACCGTCTGAACCGCCCGTTCTCGCGGTGCGGCTGCAAGAGATGTTCGGTTGTAAGGAGACTCCGCGGGTAGCCGACGGAAAAATTCCGCTGACCTTGCATCTCCTCTCGCCCGCCCATCGGCCGGTACAGGTCACCAAAGATCTCGGTGGATTCTGGGCAGGAAGCTACCATGATGTCCGGAAGGAGTTGCGAGGGCGATATCCGAAACACCATTGGCCTGAAGACCCATTGCAGGCATCCCCGACGGCCAGGGCGAAACGTAAAATCTGA